The Elaeis guineensis isolate ETL-2024a chromosome 3, EG11, whole genome shotgun sequence region AGCGTATCAAATTTCAATAGAACTCGATAAGTATGGAACCGCATTACTAACTATTTCACTGATAAATAAATATATTCGAATGAACTGTCAAAAATTTACAATGAATAAACTCGATCATGCAATGCagagggcaaagaagctttacgATCATTAGAGGATGACATTGAAAGGCATCTGACATTATTGATTCCTTCTCTTTTGAGGGCTTTTGGATTGACACCTGCCTTGTGAGCTGCAATAACCCCGATAGCTTCCCAATAATTTAGGACCTTCACCTGAAGAATGAGAAGAAATGAAGTTCATATATAGATTTTTGAGTGTGATAGCTAACTGGTGCCAGCAAGAAAGGTTTCAAGTGAGTGATGCATACCACTTCAATCCCAAACTTCTCAGGTGTATCGTCGAGCACTGTCTCATTCTCCTGAACAGCAATTATCAGAGGCTGCAAAAAAATTATACTCACACCTTTATATCAAAAAGCATATCCACTTAAGACATCACAAGTCGTCAGCAtttatatgaaaaaaatgatcaaaactgataactagaaaaaattatgatatagcaATTAATTATTCAGGAAATAGGCTGCACTTGAGACAGCTCTACTGCACAAACAATGCTCCTATGAGTCTAATCAGGGCAAAGATATAATGGAACCATCTTCAAGTCGGTAAGTCAAAGAGGATTCAAGAAAGGATGCTTTTGTAAGCCTTCAAAAGATATGTCTACAGCAAAACCAATAACTCTTATGGCGTACCTTATTGTTTGTCATGCTTCTTGCAAAAGCAAGAGCACCATCCCCTCCACAAGCATCAGCAGGAAGCATTACACTGTCAACATTACTAGCCGCTATACAATCACTGTCCAAGGATCCATGTTTCTTTGTCACATACTGGGGTGCACAACTTAAACCAGCAAGCACACAGGGAAGAAAGGTATACCCAAGCTGCAGCATAGATAAAGAGAAAGGCATGTCAATACAAGTATTGCTTGCCAAAGAAATCAGTCTCCAGGTAGCAAACACAACTTCATAGCTGATATTTTGTGTATTtttaagcaaaaaaaataaaaataaaaataaaaaagttctaAAACCTACAGTATATTTCATTATTTTGAAAACCTTCTTCCAGTTATTTGAGGTATAAAATGTTCTAAAAACTACAGTATATTTCATTATTTTGAAAACCTTCTTCCAGTTATTTGAGGAATAAACTTAACCATGCACTCATTAAGAcaccaacacacacacacacacaatgcaCGGATTCAAGAAAGACTGCCTGAAGGGTACAAAATGGGATGATCATTCAGCCTGCATCCATTTGAAAACCATGTAGATACCAAGATGCAGAAGAGGATGTCAGTTCAGTAAAATACAAAAAACACCAACAAATTATCTTCATTCTAATAATGACTTCAAGGGTGAACCAGTAATCTGGAGTTTTGATGTGTGTTTAATACATAGCTCTCATATATTAGTGAGTGAAAAAGAAAAGGTTAGATTTTCATATGCTTTTGGTAATGCTTACATTTGAAACATTAAGCAGAAATGCTAATTCATATGCCATAATTGAAAACAATTGAAGGCTTAAGATGACACATTaacttttcttttattatttggtAAGGATTTGATGATTTTGTAATACATTCCTTTCCTGTCTTTTAATACATTTATGAttctgttcttcttgctgaatatTTCAATTAAGACTCTTAGGTACTACTCATATTTGTAATTCTGGGTGTCAAAAACCTAAATTCACACTCCATACATAAAAGAATTGAAGCGGAGAACAATGACATGTTCGCTTTTCTCTTCATTAAAGTTTTGTACACGTCAAATTCTTTTCTCATTTTAACCTCTCTAAAGCAGAATGCAGACATAGCTGGAGTGTAACAATAAAAAGATTTCTATGTCGATCTCCTTTTTAAATGGTGAGCCATTGATAAGAAATGCTTAGGCAGACCAACTTTTCACAATACACACCCTTTAAATAGCTGAGACGCAAATCCTGAAGCAGCAGGAAAGATGGAATTTATTAATTTAACCAACACACCCTTCAAAGTGTTTTCTTTCAGAAAGAAACAATATAATCCTCTTTTACCATATCTAGCCTTGTCGTCTAGGCATCACACTAAAACATCTCAAGAAGCCTTAATTAGCTCTTGAACTCTCAAATCTCCGGTCTCTATGGGTTGGGATCTTGGTACTGTTGGCAGTGTGAAGTCAGGATTGGGAGAATTGGTATGACCTGAGCTTTGTAGGTTTGAGAGAACCAGGACCAGAAAGAACTTGGGATAGATATGAGACTAGAACCCTAACCATTGACATGATAGAAAAAAATGGTAGGCCAATAATCTATACCTTTCTAATTAGTTATATTTCTCTACTCTCCACAGGTGCTACCTGATTTTGGGATTGGATTACAAATCAGATGGCATTATCGGGCTAGTCATATGTGATCCTCTAAGCATAATTTTCAAATAAGATGTATGTTCAAGGCCCTATGGCAAGTATAAGTGTGTAAGATTGGGCATTATGAAGGTGGGTTTGTCCAAGTAATTTTCATTGACCACCTCATATATGAAGCAAAATCAATGTACTAATATAAATAATGTGAAAGGCATAACATCCAGCCACAAGGCAGACAAGCCTTTTGTGCAACATTCCCCCTCCCATCCACTCACATCTCCCCTCTCCTTATAGACACTATTATTTAATGGATTCACCCTTTCAATAGAGTTTTGCTATCTTTGGCCTTGAGAATTAAAGAAGTGCACCATCCAAAAGTGGGTATCTGTTTATCACATcacataaataataaaaaaattgcaaTTGCTGGAGAGATCGCAGACACCCATGCTTCTCCCCAAATGCATCACATGTGCCCAATATTAGCATACATCTAACCTTTTTTTATTGATGCACTCCATTGTATCCATTAGACAGAGAGGGAGAGACAACAAAAAGGAACTTGAAATTTGAGAACCCTACCAAATGATGAAGAGAAAATACATCAGTATTTTAATTTCTCTTAATTTTAATCTATGGAAATATTTTTCTGCTCTTCCAATTACAAAACAGAGTCTTTAACAAGCATATGACACACAAAATATTTAACAGACACATATTTTGTATGTCTAATATTTCACAGAGATATGGGCATAATGGATTAACGAtattaaaaaaggaaaaaaaagactgACAAAAAAAAATGATGCTATTTTACTTTGTGTCTATTATTCATGGAGCACATATTCACTTTCTACCCTTAAAGTACAAATGGtagcatttaaaataattttcctTTTGCTTCCacttgaaaatggtgagaaagcAATATAACTTAGCAAATTCTGAAACTCAATAGAAATCTATTGCTTTGACGTAGAAGGCATGACTAGAAGAACGATATTTCCTCAATGTCATTTGCATTTCATCTAAGCCAACTATTTCATTCAAAAGTAGTATATATTTTGGTTTTCCCTGAGAGCAATAATGGCATAACCAATTAATCCCTCTATCAAAATTGTCCTGGATTAAACATCTATTGAGCTAAGCTTCTTATACACTACTGTTGCCTTAATATTCCTATCATTCTTTTTCCGGATATGTGGAGCATGCATGGCCGAAttttcttggtctaaccctgtttgccaatataatcaaatttgattttattcaATGATTCAATTCTCTCACATGTTTCTTGATGTGAGTTGATCTCATAGCCTTTCCAAACTTCCAGATTTCACTTCTAAAAGGAGCACTCTAGACAAATAAAATAACTGCCCTTCCACAATTCACAGGCCATaaaaattcttaatatttttggTTACCCGTTGAGTAGTGATTTAATGCCTGCTTGAAATACAGAATTGTAATCATATCAAATGTTTACCAAACCATTATTCTAGCGATAAAGATTCCTCTATCCAGTCAATCCAGTGTTATTCTGCCAATGAAATCCATATTCTGGTTAACAAGATCTTATTTcaagattttgtatcaaattcaCCTAATCCAAAGAAACTAAGAGAAAGCTTATTGTGTCTTCAAGACAGTGCATGAGGTTGTTGAGAGTGTAGCAACCAAAATTTTTTGAGTGCAGACCAACTATTAGGCCCAACGCAGAACCAACTTCTTGAAGCCTGTGAAATCCCTCACAGAGAATCTCTGATATTTAAAACTTAGAGATGACCAATTTATGCTTGTGAATGAAGTTCTTTTAACTAATAAAAATTTCATGCTCCCAGTTCTCAAGGGAAAAAAATTTGCATCCTTGGAGGTCTTCCATTAACTGTTATCCAACAGAAATGTATCTACAGCAGGAGTAATGCATTCACCATTGGACATTTAACAAGAATGTTATCAAGAGTTCCAGAAGCTTATGTTAACTTTCTATGTATGACAATGAGTTGTTTAGCATGGAAAGATTGTATTTACCTCTTCAGCAGCAGATCTTGGAGACAGTAACGTCCTAAGAGGGATAGGTGATACTGCAGGTGCATGAGCACAGGGGATCTGGAACTCCTTCACAACAAGATGGCTGATAATTGCCTCAACTCCTGCCAATGAATCTACCCCCTGCAAAGGATACAGGATGTCAAAACAGTTCTGATGTAGCATCCAGGGCAACATTATGCTCACCTCTCACACACTCCCATGCCCCAAAGCGAAGCAttcctcttttattttcttaaatctTGTTCAAGCCTTGTTTTACATATAGCATGAAACAGAGTATTCGCTAGCTATATCAGTATATCTGCTGTCGCTAATCTCCTAAAAAATAATTCCATATGACAGATGCATAAGTTGAAAGTAAGATGACAAAAAATCTCCATAAGCCACTCAACAGACTGATGGCAAGAAAAGCTAAAGGCATCTAGCATAAATAAGCAGACACCATCATGCACGTTCCTGTCATGAACACAATCAAGTCATGATATTAATTTGCAATACCCACatcatatattaaatatttaattaaaaaaaaaaatatgtccatTGATAAAATGTTTCAAGAGAGACACCAATCAGTTGGAAAAAGAGCATGGCAAACTATGGAACATCACCCAACAGAtattgaataataaaatttactttcccAAGTCTATAGTCTTCCATGTCTTCCATATCGTCATCTGGAAAGCGCCCCACAACTGCAACTGCATTGATGTGTGAATGGCTAACTAACGTTTGTACAGCTCTTAATAATGAATCAGGGTGCTTGATCCTTCCTGTTGATTTCCCACATTTTGGATCAATCCATGTCTCAACCTATAAAATAAGATAAAGCTCTCAGCTGAAAAATTAGCTTGGTTTTACTTTTGCTTTGCTTTTAACAAAATGTTTAATGATAGATTAAATTCTTCATATGCATATCCATATAACATGATAAAGCAATCACATGCTCGGTAAAGGAAGAGATTGCGCATAAAGTTTATAGTGTTGTTTCAGTGTCCAAGAGTTCCCATTGTCAAGAGATCTGGGTACCAATAGCTATCTGAGAATCTTGCTGAAAGTCTAATATGTCAACAACTTATAATGATTCCCATATCAAATGGAAATATGCTGCCAACAACTATATATTGACATTGGAATTCAAGAGAAGTATCAAGATCTTGATGGTAGGCAAAAATCTTAAGAACTGGGCTTCTATTGGTTTGAAGGTGTTCCTTAGAGCCCAAGTCACAGGGTTTTCAGAACTTCAGCAATTAACCCGATCAAATAGTTGATCAACTGAAAGCCTTTTGATTGCAAAGGTTGGGCTATATATGGCCAAAAGTTATTATATGTAAAATTTCAAGCATTCATCTTTTCACCGAAATGTTTATAATTTCTCATGTTCCTTATATTGTCACCACTTATCAATGGTGACGTATGCACCAAATTTTTATATCAACTGATCAGCAAGCTATGAAGAAGCAAATGGAACATAATTGTATAATACTCTAGCAAATTTTTGGGCCCTGTATATCATAACCTGTTAAATTTCATTTGCCTGCTTCCATATGCTCTCGCCCTTAAACTCCAACCCTGCAATTTTTTCTGATTATTCTCTATTCTACAAAAATAGCCTTTTGTTATGTTCACCTTTAACAATATTTCAATATGGTTGGTGCATGCAGTGTCCTGTGCATGCTCCTCACATAAACCTAGCCTTCAGGGGAGACTCTGTCATGAAGAAATTTTGATAGTTGTGCCTTTTTTCATAATTGGTGATTTGTTACTCCCacatctctctctatctctttctctctccctctctg contains the following coding sequences:
- the LOC105041190 gene encoding uncharacterized protein — translated: MALPHSRPLYWGRASIRPSLPSLPISRARSSSNLRVTCSAAFPHPKFRRPYTTVLIVPTGVGASIGGFAGDALPVARTLASVADCVISHPNVLNAAMLYWPMPNVLYVEGYALDRFAEGSWALQPVHQNKVGLVLDAGMEEELRIRHLQVADATRASLGLPIVEYMVTDAPLKVETWIDPKCGKSTGRIKHPDSLLRAVQTLVSHSHINAVAVVGRFPDDDMEDMEDYRLGKGVDSLAGVEAIISHLVVKEFQIPCAHAPAVSPIPLRTLLSPRSAAEELGYTFLPCVLAGLSCAPQYVTKKHGSLDSDCIAASNVDSVMLPADACGGDGALAFARSMTNNKPLIIAVQENETVLDDTPEKFGIEVVKVLNYWEAIGVIAAHKAGVNPKALKREGINNVRCLSMSSSNDRKASLPSALHDRVYSL